The Bacteroidales bacterium genome includes a window with the following:
- a CDS encoding response regulator — translation MKILVVDDEKDIQMLFEQRFRKEIRNQEIEFVFAFSGEEALEHMNNLNHEFVLILSDINMPGMSGLDLLKKIKAKYSQPPPVVMMITAYGDAENHNTANSLGADDFLTKPLDFGLLKEKFKQMQ, via the coding sequence ATGAAAATACTTGTTGTTGACGACGAAAAAGACATACAAATGCTCTTTGAACAGCGGTTCAGAAAAGAAATAAGAAACCAGGAAATAGAATTTGTGTTTGCTTTTTCAGGCGAAGAAGCGCTCGAACACATGAACAACCTCAATCATGAATTCGTTCTGATCCTTTCTGATATAAACATGCCCGGCATGAGCGGCCTCGACTTGCTGAAAAAAATTAAGGCTAAATATTCCCAGCCACCACCGGTGGTTATGATGATCACGGCCTATGGCGATGCAGAAAATCATAACACCGCCAACTCGCTGGGTGCAGATGATTTTCTAACAAAGCCTCTTGATTTTGGTTTATTAAAGGAGAAGTTTAAACAAATGCAGTAA
- a CDS encoding two-component sensor histidine kinase yields the protein MEYRNLPAGNYTFRLKGISPGNVFSEEAVFHFTIAPPWWQTTAAYILYTILLVALIYFTNRIQRQRAVARERERAREKELVQAREIEKAYTELKATQAQLIQSEKMASLGELTAGIAHEIQNPLNFVNNFAEVSGELIDEANQELAVGNGQLAKEILTDIRQNLEKINHHGKRADAIVKGMLQHSRSGNGKKESTDINAQADEYLRLSYHGLRAKDKSFNASFISNFDPNLPKVEVITQDIGRVLLNLINNAFYAVIEKSKSIPAETQSIGSLNVYKPTVTVSTKNLGDQIEISVKDNGNGIPEEIKNKIFQPFFTTKPTGQGTGLGLSLSYDIVKTHGGELKVETNQGEGSTFIIVLPV from the coding sequence ATGGAGTACAGAAACCTGCCTGCAGGCAATTACACGTTCCGCCTGAAAGGTATTAGCCCGGGCAATGTTTTCTCCGAAGAAGCAGTATTTCATTTTACTATTGCCCCGCCCTGGTGGCAAACCACGGCAGCTTACATTCTATACACCATTTTATTGGTAGCGCTCATTTATTTCACTAACCGGATTCAACGCCAGCGGGCTGTTGCCAGGGAACGCGAGCGGGCAAGAGAAAAAGAACTGGTACAAGCCAGGGAAATCGAAAAAGCTTACACCGAACTTAAGGCAACCCAGGCGCAACTCATTCAATCAGAAAAGATGGCCTCACTTGGAGAACTTACCGCCGGTATTGCCCATGAAATTCAGAATCCGCTCAACTTTGTCAACAATTTTGCGGAAGTGAGTGGTGAGTTAATTGATGAGGCTAATCAGGAGTTGGCAGTTGGCAATGGGCAGTTGGCAAAAGAAATCCTGACAGACATCCGGCAAAACCTCGAAAAGATAAATCACCACGGCAAACGTGCTGATGCAATCGTAAAAGGCATGTTGCAGCATAGCAGAAGCGGCAACGGCAAAAAAGAAAGTACTGATATCAATGCCCAGGCTGATGAATATTTGCGACTGAGTTATCACGGTTTACGAGCCAAAGACAAATCATTCAATGCAAGTTTTATATCCAACTTCGATCCGAACCTTCCAAAAGTTGAGGTTATTACGCAGGATATTGGCAGGGTGCTGCTGAATTTGATCAATAACGCTTTTTATGCGGTGATTGAAAAATCGAAATCCATTCCGGCAGAGACGCAAAGCATTGGGTCTCTAAACGTATATAAACCCACCGTAACCGTTTCAACTAAAAACCTTGGTGATCAGATTGAAATCTCAGTAAAAGACAATGGCAATGGCATTCCTGAAGAAATCAAAAACAAAATCTTCCAGCCATTTTTTACTACGAAACCCACCGGGCAGGGAACAGGATTGGGATTGTCATTGAGTTATGATATTGTGAAGACGCATGGCGGGGAATTGAAGGTTGAGACGAACCAGGGCGAAGGGTCAACTTTTATAATAGTCTTACCGGTATAA
- a CDS encoding tetratricopeptide repeat protein produces MKNLFYVWLFLPLIANAQSNLPSQTADSLWQVWQDETQSDSIRLKALDTFIWRKYLFTQPDSAFYYAQLEFEYAKSRGLKIHMADALNTQGISFAIRGNSERAIDYFIRSLKIKEEIEDQMGVANLLNNIGIIYEDLGDYTRAIDNYMQSLDIQEEIGNMKGMANALNNIGNSFYNQNDFIKAIDYHTRSLNLKEKIGDNKGISESLNNLGLVYQKQGDLTKALDAFTRSLEIKEEFGDKQGMANSLNNIGFLYLEQSNYNSALLFSRRALNMAKEVGAVSQTRDAAKSLWEIQKNSGNYKQGLEMYELYIQMRDSILSEENVKEVIRQEYQYAYEKQAVADSVSNARAAELKNAQIAQQQAELKAKRNQQYGLFIGLALMVIIAGNAYYRFQSKKKANVVLHKTLSDLKSTQAQLIQSEKMASLGELTAGIAHEIQNPLNFVNNFAEVSSEMIDEANQELAVGNGQFAKEILTDIRQNLEKINHHGKRADAIVKGMLQHSRTSNGVKEPTDINALADEYLRLSYHGLRARDKSFNADFKTDFDETLPKISVIQQNIGRVLLNLINNAFYAVSEKNLSGLEENYKPAVTISTKNLGDQIEISVKDNGNGIPEEIKNKIFQPFFTTKPTGQGTGLGLSLSYDIVKAHGGVLNFSTSPGGTIFKILLNK; encoded by the coding sequence ATGAAAAATCTCTTTTATGTATGGCTCTTTTTGCCGCTGATAGCCAACGCTCAGTCTAACCTGCCATCGCAAACAGCTGACTCCCTCTGGCAGGTATGGCAGGATGAAACGCAATCAGACTCCATAAGACTGAAAGCGCTGGATACTTTCATCTGGAGGAAATACCTCTTTACCCAACCCGACAGCGCATTTTACTACGCACAATTGGAATTCGAATATGCCAAATCCAGGGGCTTGAAAATACATATGGCCGACGCCCTCAATACACAAGGTATTTCATTCGCCATAAGGGGCAATTCCGAAAGGGCCATTGATTATTTTATCAGAAGTTTGAAAATAAAGGAGGAAATTGAAGATCAGATGGGAGTGGCCAATTTGTTGAACAACATTGGAATTATCTATGAAGATCTGGGAGATTACACAAGGGCCATTGACAATTATATGCAGAGCCTGGACATTCAGGAAGAGATTGGCAATATGAAAGGTATGGCCAATGCGCTGAACAATATTGGCAACAGTTTCTACAACCAAAATGATTTCATCAAAGCCATTGATTACCATACACGCAGCTTAAATCTCAAAGAAAAAATCGGCGATAACAAAGGAATCTCAGAATCTCTGAACAACCTCGGACTTGTTTATCAAAAACAAGGTGACCTGACCAAAGCTTTGGATGCCTTTACCCGCAGTTTAGAAATAAAAGAGGAATTCGGAGACAAACAAGGCATGGCAAATTCATTGAATAATATCGGTTTTCTTTATCTGGAGCAAAGCAATTACAACAGCGCTCTTTTGTTTAGCCGGCGTGCTCTAAACATGGCAAAGGAAGTAGGCGCAGTATCTCAAACCCGCGATGCTGCAAAATCACTTTGGGAAATACAAAAAAATTCAGGCAATTACAAACAAGGTTTGGAGATGTATGAGCTGTATATACAGATGCGCGATAGCATCCTGAGCGAAGAAAACGTGAAAGAGGTCATCCGGCAGGAGTATCAATACGCTTATGAAAAACAAGCAGTGGCCGATAGCGTGTCCAATGCCAGGGCGGCGGAGCTAAAAAACGCACAAATCGCCCAACAACAAGCCGAACTAAAAGCTAAAAGGAATCAGCAATACGGTTTGTTCATTGGTCTTGCGCTGATGGTCATTATTGCCGGAAATGCTTATTATCGGTTCCAATCCAAAAAGAAAGCCAATGTTGTATTGCACAAAACATTGTCTGATCTCAAGTCCACCCAGGCCCAACTCATCCAATCTGAAAAGATGGCCAGCCTCGGTGAACTCACCGCAGGGATTGCCCATGAGATTCAGAATCCGTTGAACTTTGTGAACAATTTTGCGGAAGTGAGTAGTGAAATGATTGATGAGGCTAACCAGGAGTTGGCAGTTGGCAATGGGCAGTTCGCAAAAGAAATCCTGACAGACATCCGGCAAAACCTCGAAAAAATCAACCATCACGGCAAACGTGCCGATGCCATTGTAAAAGGAATGTTACAACATTCACGAACCAGTAATGGCGTAAAAGAACCAACCGATATCAATGCATTGGCCGATGAATATTTGCGGTTGAGTTATCACGGTTTACGGGCAAGAGACAAATCATTTAACGCAGATTTTAAAACTGACTTTGATGAAACCCTTCCTAAAATCAGCGTCATCCAGCAGAATATTGGACGAGTTTTGCTGAATTTGATTAACAACGCTTTTTATGCTGTTTCGGAGAAAAACCTGTCAGGTTTGGAAGAAAATTACAAACCCGCCGTAACCATCTCCACCAAAAATCTCGGCGATCAGATTGAAATCTCGGTAAAAGATAATGGAAACGGCATTCCTGAAGAAATCAAAAACAAAATCTTCCAGCCGTTTTTTACAACAAAGCCCACCGGGCAGGGAACCGGGCTGGGCTTAAGCCTGAGTTATGATATTGTAAAGGCGCATGGTGGGGTACTTAATTTCAGTACATCGCCTGGCGGTACCATTTTTAAAATCCTGTTGAACAAATAG
- a CDS encoding tetratricopeptide repeat protein: protein MAKKFFLIIFILSGLILGLPVQGSDQYAYNLADTVRVKHAIELSHHHYEDFEYDSSLYYATHALELSHHLLNLNGVESDEHLFNRIKALKVQSYVAYAWATIGIDFQAAEDSLEAALNLVGENGFVLEQASIYSGMGSIYDRKGQNDKALQYFHQALELYQKSGDTTNYLDQLINIGLVLRMSGNYGESLEYLMESLKIGRQLNDSGAIVESLLAMGFVYAFVEQWDDALRCQREALAIYQQANNPWGIARIHNDMGVTYNLAGEQDSALVHHEAALEIRLKSNDSYNTFASYAYIGDIFADKGNISKAIEYYENAIPYGNEAGYKITLVDAHLRLGKYCLLLPDEEKSLANFNIALQLSREIGDPTGQSRAAMGLAKIRLARNEVGGAITMLKSAEKTAPESNLQYRKELYKEISETYYKLGDYKNAYLNSKIYSAVKDSVSAAENLEKITRLTNILEFENEMALKKESNEKMMALKQAEVNRERFTRNIFLAGMLLAVVLVVITFIRFIEKKKLSRKLNETLSNLRATQAQLIHAEKMASLGELTAGIAHEIQNPLNFVNNFAEVSSEMIDEMNQELAVGNKQSAVDLSKEIKQNLEKINHHGRRADAIVKGMLQHSRASTGQKELTDINSLADEYLRLSYHGLRAKDKSFNASFKTDFDSNLPKVNVITQDIGRVLLNLINNAFYACAEQGRGENPTGLEYKPTITVSTKSQGDQFRISVKDNGGGIPEEIKDKIFQPFFTTKPTGQGTGLGLSMCYDIITKGHGGDLKVESPPACEAGKAGEGAEFIILLPIKKI, encoded by the coding sequence ATGGCAAAAAAGTTTTTTTTAATCATATTTATTTTATCAGGACTGATTTTGGGGTTGCCGGTTCAGGGCTCTGACCAGTATGCATACAACCTTGCCGATACAGTCCGGGTCAAACACGCTATTGAGCTTTCCCACCATCATTACGAAGATTTTGAATACGATAGCAGTTTGTATTATGCAACGCATGCTTTGGAGCTATCTCATCATCTGCTCAATTTGAATGGCGTTGAATCCGATGAACATCTCTTCAACAGAATTAAAGCATTGAAAGTACAAAGTTACGTGGCTTATGCTTGGGCAACAATAGGAATTGATTTTCAGGCTGCAGAGGATTCGCTGGAAGCAGCACTCAATTTAGTCGGAGAAAACGGCTTTGTTCTTGAACAAGCTTCCATTTATTCGGGGATGGGTAGTATTTACGACCGCAAAGGACAGAATGATAAAGCTTTACAATACTTTCATCAGGCATTGGAATTATATCAGAAGTCAGGCGACACAACCAATTATTTGGATCAACTGATCAACATAGGACTTGTATTAAGGATGTCAGGCAACTATGGCGAATCGTTGGAATACTTGATGGAATCGCTGAAAATCGGACGACAGCTCAATGATAGCGGCGCCATTGTTGAGTCATTGCTTGCCATGGGGTTTGTGTATGCTTTTGTCGAACAATGGGACGATGCCCTCAGGTGTCAGCGGGAAGCGCTGGCAATATACCAACAGGCGAATAACCCGTGGGGCATCGCTAGGATCCACAACGATATGGGAGTAACTTACAACCTGGCCGGGGAACAGGATTCCGCGCTGGTACATCACGAGGCAGCACTGGAAATCAGGCTCAAATCAAACGACTCGTACAATACCTTTGCAAGTTACGCCTACATTGGCGACATTTTCGCAGACAAAGGAAATATTTCAAAAGCCATTGAATATTATGAAAACGCCATTCCATACGGAAATGAAGCTGGGTATAAGATTACTTTAGTGGACGCGCACCTGAGACTCGGAAAATATTGTCTTTTGCTGCCTGATGAGGAAAAGTCGCTCGCTAATTTCAACATTGCGCTGCAATTGAGCCGGGAAATCGGCGATCCAACAGGCCAGTCAAGAGCTGCCATGGGATTAGCCAAAATTAGATTAGCCAGAAATGAAGTCGGTGGTGCCATTACAATGCTAAAGTCAGCGGAAAAAACGGCTCCGGAATCAAACCTGCAATACAGGAAAGAGCTTTACAAAGAAATTTCAGAAACCTATTATAAGCTTGGAGACTATAAAAATGCCTATCTAAACAGCAAGATCTATTCGGCGGTAAAAGATTCGGTGAGCGCCGCCGAAAACCTCGAAAAAATCACCCGGCTAACCAATATACTGGAATTTGAAAATGAAATGGCGCTGAAGAAAGAAAGCAATGAAAAAATGATGGCTCTTAAGCAGGCGGAGGTCAACCGCGAACGTTTTACACGCAACATTTTCCTGGCCGGGATGTTACTAGCTGTAGTGCTGGTTGTCATCACCTTCATCAGATTTATTGAAAAGAAAAAATTAAGTAGAAAATTGAATGAAACTCTGAGCAACCTGAGGGCAACCCAGGCCCAGCTCATCCACGCTGAAAAAATGGCTTCCCTCGGAGAACTTACCGCCGGTATTGCCCATGAGATACAGAACCCCTTGAATTTTGTGAACAATTTTGCGGAAGTAAGTAGTGAGATGATTGACGAAATGAATCAAGAGTTGGCAGTTGGTAATAAGCAGTCGGCAGTTGATTTGTCAAAGGAAATCAAACAAAACCTCGAAAAAATAAATCACCATGGCAGACGAGCCGATGCCATCGTGAAAGGTATGTTGCAGCACAGCAGAGCCAGCACAGGACAGAAAGAATTGACAGATATCAACTCCCTGGCTGATGAATATCTGCGGTTAAGCTATCATGGCTTGCGCGCAAAAGACAAATCTTTCAACGCAAGTTTTAAAACCGATTTTGATTCTAATCTGCCGAAAGTTAATGTTATTACACAGGACATCGGCAGGGTGCTGCTGAATCTGATCAATAACGCCTTTTACGCTTGTGCTGAACAGGGTCGAGGCGAAAACCCGACGGGTTTGGAATATAAACCCACCATCACCGTTTCCACTAAAAGCCAAGGTGATCAGTTCAGAATTTCCGTAAAAGACAATGGTGGTGGTATTCCGGAAGAAATCAAAGACAAGATCTTCCAGCCCTTCTTCACTACAAAACCAACCGGACAAGGAACAGGCCTGGGATTAAGCATGTGTTACGACATCATCACAAAGGGGCATGGCGGTGATTTAAAGGTTGAATCCCCGCCTGCCTGCGAGGCAGGAAAAGCCGGAGAGGGAGCTGAGTTTATCATTTTACTGCCAATTAAAAAAATTTGA
- a CDS encoding response regulator, with amino-acid sequence MAKILVVDDEVDLEVLIKQKFRQKIREQQYEFLFATNGRHALEQLELHKDVELVLSDINMPEMDGLTLLGKLNEKKLLLKSVVVSAYGDMENIRTAMNRGAFDFVTKPVNFTDLELTIEKTLLHVRQMKDTLKAIRENNILKMYVAEDVLNFMGGGEIEARLMNNETVEATVAFIDICGFTRISEQETPDTVVKLLNSYFDLITKEIIAQNGAIDKFIGDCVLAVFRGDHHLDRALDACISVRDKINELPAAGSNQFVPKVSIGLNSGEMVSGNIGSATLRRLDYTVIGDTVNTAQRLQSKAEPGQIVISEKSYEQINQFFNCRKIGEVNMKNKSAPITIYEVIS; translated from the coding sequence ATGGCTAAGATTCTTGTAGTAGATGATGAGGTGGACTTGGAAGTGTTGATCAAACAGAAATTCCGTCAGAAAATCCGTGAACAGCAATACGAATTCCTTTTTGCAACCAATGGCCGGCATGCGCTGGAGCAACTTGAGCTGCACAAGGATGTTGAACTGGTGCTGAGCGACATAAACATGCCCGAAATGGACGGTCTTACCCTGTTGGGAAAGCTCAATGAAAAAAAGCTGCTGCTGAAATCGGTGGTGGTTTCAGCATACGGAGATATGGAAAATATACGCACGGCCATGAACCGCGGGGCTTTTGACTTCGTTACCAAACCTGTAAATTTTACGGATCTGGAACTGACCATCGAAAAAACCCTCCTGCATGTCAGGCAAATGAAAGATACTTTGAAGGCCATCAGGGAAAACAATATTTTGAAAATGTACGTGGCCGAAGATGTGCTGAATTTTATGGGCGGCGGTGAAATCGAAGCCCGGCTCATGAACAACGAAACTGTTGAAGCCACCGTGGCATTCATTGATATTTGCGGGTTTACAAGGATCAGCGAACAGGAAACACCCGACACTGTAGTTAAACTTCTTAATAGCTATTTCGATCTGATCACCAAGGAAATCATTGCACAAAACGGTGCAATTGATAAATTCATCGGCGATTGTGTTTTGGCTGTTTTTCGTGGCGACCACCACCTCGACCGCGCCCTGGATGCCTGCATTTCGGTTCGCGATAAAATTAATGAACTGCCAGCAGCTGGCAGTAATCAATTTGTGCCTAAGGTTTCGATAGGGTTAAACAGTGGTGAGATGGTAAGCGGCAACATCGGCTCTGCCACGCTTCGCCGCCTCGATTATACCGTGATTGGCGACACGGTGAACACCGCGCAGCGCTTGCAATCCAAAGCCGAACCCGGGCAAATCGTCATCAGCGAAAAAAGTTATGAGCAGATCAATCAGTTCTTCAATTGCCGGAAAATCGGTGAGGTGAACATGAAAAACAAGTCGGCACCCATAACCATTTATGAAGTAATCAGTTAA